One Nitrospira sp. DNA window includes the following coding sequences:
- a CDS encoding Aldehyde dehydrogenase encodes MKANVEWDSAHAIMLEDASAPYRVQGRILPSDVPGKENRVYRQPIGVVAVIRPWNFPLHLSNRPVASALAVGNAVVIKPASDTPVTGGLLLAKISEEAGLPPGVLSVIGDAVVLHAVPRVLSFTGSTPVGRHIAELAAKSPMLKRLALELGGNSPFITSTTPISAWPSTPPYSANSSTRARFA; translated from the coding sequence TTGAAGGCGAATGTCGAATGGGACTCCGCCCATGCCATCATGCTGGAAGACGCGTCCGCTCCCTATCGGGTCCAAGGCCGTATTCTGCCGAGCGACGTTCCAGGGAAAGAAAACCGGGTGTACCGGCAGCCGATCGGCGTGGTTGCGGTGATCCGTCCCTGGAACTTCCCGTTGCATCTGAGCAACCGTCCGGTGGCCTCGGCGTTGGCCGTGGGTAACGCGGTAGTGATCAAACCGGCATCGGACACGCCTGTGACCGGCGGGCTGTTGCTGGCGAAGATCTCTGAGGAAGCCGGTCTTCCGCCGGGCGTACTCAGCGTGATCGGAGATGCCGTCGTGCTTCATGCCGTCCCGCGGGTCCTGTCGTTCACCGGCTCTACGCCGGTCGGCCGGCACATCGCGGAACTCGCAGCCAAGAGCCCGATGCTCAAGAGACTGGCCCTCGAACTTGGGGGAAACAGTCCCTTCATCACCTCAACGACGCCGATCTCGGCCTGGCCGTCAACGCCACCGTATTCGGCAAATTCCTCCACCAGGGCCAGATTTGCATGA
- a CDS encoding 4-cresol dehydrogenase [hydroxylating] flavoprotein subunit, with translation MRMARNILAKHGLDYTGEFIVGMRDMHHILDMLYDRTDPAMTKAAYRCFDELITEFSAQGYGSYRTNTAFIDKVAHTYGPVQRHVYKTLKKALDPNGILAPGKSGIR, from the coding sequence ATGAGGATGGCCAGGAACATCCTGGCCAAGCACGGGCTGGATTACACAGGCGAATTCATCGTCGGCATGCGGGACATGCATCATATCCTCGACATGTTGTATGACCGGACAGATCCGGCGATGACGAAGGCTGCATACCGGTGTTTCGATGAGTTGATCACGGAATTTTCGGCCCAGGGATATGGAAGTTATCGCACGAACACGGCTTTCATAGACAAGGTCGCGCACACCTATGGTCCGGTGCAACGCCACGTCTACAAGACGCTGAAGAAGGCGCTCGACCCCAATGGAATTCTTGCGCCGGGCAAATCGGGCATCCGATAA
- a CDS encoding HtrA protease/chaperone protein: MSRLTKPIQRHFVVPFVCGTLLLMVGGVACSPPSDVTVQQPMALAAQPVPQQTGDASISGQPFVAIAKQAKTSVVNISSVKKTTRGAERLPSPFFDDPFFRRFFGEEFERRMPAPREHGEQGLGSGVIVTSDGYIVTNNHVVEGADELLVSLPDKRTFKAKVIGTDPKTDVAVIKIDASNLPVLPWGDAGQLQVGEMVLAVGNPFGLSQTVTMGIISAVGRANMGIVDYEDFIQTDAAINPGNSGGALVNLKGELIGINTAIFTQSGGYMGIGFAIPSNMAKSVMQNLIKHGKVVRGWIGVSIQEVTPDLAKEFGATETTGALVADVMDDSPASKAKLERGDIITAYNSTAIRDPGQLRSLVAETAPGTTVTVSILREKKSQDIKVTIGELPKELAKTSSRDSGSGKGEHALTGITVENLSSQSERFGRSKAQAGVVVTDIEADSPAERAGLRTGDIIREINRKPVKDVRDFERLTNQLRPNAPVLLLLNRGNATIFLSIRGEH; this comes from the coding sequence ATGAGCCGATTGACTAAACCAATCCAACGGCATTTCGTGGTTCCGTTCGTCTGTGGAACGCTCCTGCTCATGGTAGGCGGAGTGGCCTGTTCGCCGCCGTCGGACGTAACGGTGCAGCAACCAATGGCCCTGGCCGCACAGCCGGTTCCCCAACAGACCGGAGATGCGAGCATCTCCGGGCAACCCTTCGTTGCCATCGCGAAGCAGGCGAAGACTTCCGTCGTCAATATCTCGTCCGTTAAGAAAACGACACGAGGAGCCGAACGACTCCCGAGTCCCTTCTTTGACGATCCCTTTTTCCGCCGCTTCTTCGGCGAGGAATTCGAGCGTCGCATGCCCGCTCCGCGCGAGCATGGAGAACAAGGTCTTGGATCCGGAGTCATCGTTACCTCGGACGGCTATATTGTCACCAACAATCATGTGGTCGAAGGAGCCGATGAGTTGTTAGTGTCGCTGCCGGACAAGCGAACGTTCAAGGCGAAGGTCATCGGCACGGATCCTAAGACAGATGTCGCCGTGATCAAGATTGACGCCTCGAACCTTCCAGTCTTGCCATGGGGAGATGCCGGGCAATTGCAGGTTGGAGAAATGGTCCTTGCGGTCGGCAACCCGTTCGGGTTGAGCCAGACCGTGACCATGGGCATCATCAGCGCCGTCGGTCGTGCCAATATGGGCATCGTGGACTACGAAGATTTCATCCAAACAGATGCGGCCATCAACCCCGGCAATTCCGGGGGAGCCTTGGTGAATCTGAAGGGCGAGTTGATCGGCATCAATACGGCGATCTTTACCCAGAGTGGCGGCTATATGGGGATTGGGTTTGCCATTCCGAGCAACATGGCCAAGAGCGTCATGCAAAACCTCATCAAGCACGGGAAGGTTGTCAGAGGATGGATCGGTGTTTCGATTCAAGAGGTCACACCCGACCTGGCCAAAGAATTTGGCGCGACAGAGACCACCGGCGCCTTGGTGGCCGACGTGATGGACGACAGCCCCGCATCAAAGGCGAAGCTGGAGCGGGGCGATATCATCACCGCCTATAACAGCACGGCCATCCGTGATCCAGGTCAGCTCCGGTCGTTGGTCGCGGAGACAGCGCCCGGCACGACGGTGACGGTCTCAATTCTCCGAGAGAAGAAATCACAAGACATCAAGGTGACGATCGGCGAGCTTCCGAAGGAACTGGCGAAGACGAGTTCTCGTGACAGCGGCAGCGGCAAAGGCGAGCATGCCTTGACGGGCATCACCGTCGAGAATCTGTCGAGCCAATCAGAACGCTTTGGGCGCTCAAAGGCACAGGCCGGTGTCGTCGTGACCGACATCGAGGCGGACAGCCCCGCCGAACGAGCGGGATTGCGGACGGGTGATATCATTCGAGAGATCAATCGCAAACCGGTGAAGGATGTCAGGGATTTTGAGCGACTGACAAATCAACTGCGTCCGAACGCACCGGTCCTCCTGTTGCTGAATCGTGGGAATGCCACGATCTTTCTTTCTATCAGAGGAGAACACTGA
- a CDS encoding Aldehyde dehydrogenase — protein MTSSSSASRTAYVVSKSETPTTRIPRSGPIINKSQFQELLAHTEGTRSNGARQTTGGDPKDLLHPPHVFANVTPHMPIAWDEMFGAVVSIIKVTGEEEALRVANDTEYGLSSAVFTRNVERGVRAALQVKAGMTHVNDQPVNDLPNCPFGGEKNSGLGRFGGDWTIEEFTTDHWVGVQHQPRQFPF, from the coding sequence ATGACCAGTTCGTCGAGCGCTTCACGGACCGCGTACGTGGTCTCAAAGTCGGAGACCCCAACGACGCGGATACCGCGATCGGGCCCGATCATCAACAAGTCGCAGTTCCAGGAATTGCTCGCGCACACCGAAGGCACCCGCTCCAACGGGGCACGACAAACGACGGGCGGAGACCCCAAAGACCTTCTGCATCCCCCTCATGTGTTCGCCAATGTCACGCCCCATATGCCGATTGCCTGGGACGAAATGTTCGGCGCCGTCGTTTCCATCATCAAGGTGACAGGCGAAGAGGAGGCGCTGCGCGTAGCGAACGATACGGAGTACGGCCTGTCGAGCGCCGTGTTCACCAGAAATGTCGAGCGAGGGGTACGGGCCGCGCTGCAAGTAAAGGCCGGCATGACGCACGTGAATGATCAGCCCGTCAATGATCTGCCGAATTGTCCGTTCGGCGGCGAGAAGAACAGCGGGCTCGGTCGTTTTGGTGGGGATTGGACCATTGAGGAGTTTACGACAGACCATTGGGTCGGCGTCCAGCACCAGCCTCGACAATTTCCTTTTTGA